Proteins encoded in a region of the Neodiprion virginianus isolate iyNeoVirg1 chromosome 2, iyNeoVirg1.1, whole genome shotgun sequence genome:
- the LOC124298914 gene encoding transmembrane protein 258 has protein sequence MIEIESMTRYVSPINPAVFPHLAVVLLGIGIFFTAWFFVYEVTSTKFTRDIFKELLVSLVAAIFSGFGVLFLLLWVGIYV, from the exons ATG ATTGAAATCGAGTCCATGACGAGGTACGTCTCACCGATAAACCCAGCTGTGTTTCCACATTTGGCTGTAGTCCTGTTAGGAATCGGTATATTCTTTACCGCGTGGTTTTTCGTCTACGAAGTAACCAGCACCAAGTTTACCAGAGACATATTCAAGGAATTGCTGGTCTCCTTAGTAGCTGCAATATTCTCCGGTTTCGGTGTACTGTTTCTACTGCTTTGGGTCGGAATTTATGTTTAG